One genomic window of Catenulispora sp. MAP5-51 includes the following:
- a CDS encoding proline iminopeptidase-family hydrolase yields the protein MAVASVATGWLPFGEFRTWYRVTGRLDGEAPPLVVVHGGPGSSHDYLLALSSLAEDGRAVVHYDQLGNGGSTRLPDHGAEFWTPGLFLDELANLLEGLGIAERYVLFGQSWGGMLAARHAADRPAGLRGLIIANAPASYRLWRSEMEVLRAALPDGVDEVLRRHEAAGTTDSDEYFEAMRVFYGRHVCRIDPWPRDYLASFMETADNPTVYRTMNGPSEFHVIGTLRDWSVEDRLPEISVPTLVLSGRYDEATPVTVRPFDELIPDARWEIFEDSSHVPHLEEPERFHAVVSGFLAGLETRS from the coding sequence ATGGCGGTGGCCTCAGTCGCCACAGGTTGGCTGCCGTTCGGAGAGTTCCGGACGTGGTACCGGGTCACCGGAAGGCTGGACGGCGAAGCGCCGCCGCTGGTCGTCGTGCACGGTGGTCCCGGCAGCAGCCACGACTACCTCCTCGCGCTGAGCTCGCTGGCCGAGGACGGCCGGGCGGTCGTGCACTACGACCAGCTCGGCAACGGCGGATCCACCCGACTGCCCGACCACGGCGCGGAGTTCTGGACGCCCGGCCTGTTCCTGGACGAGCTGGCGAACCTGCTGGAAGGGCTCGGCATCGCCGAGCGCTACGTGCTGTTCGGGCAGTCCTGGGGAGGCATGCTCGCCGCGCGGCACGCCGCCGACCGGCCCGCCGGACTGCGGGGTCTGATCATCGCCAACGCCCCGGCCTCGTACCGGTTGTGGCGCAGCGAGATGGAGGTGCTGCGCGCCGCTCTGCCCGACGGCGTGGACGAGGTACTGCGGCGGCACGAGGCAGCCGGTACCACGGACTCCGACGAGTACTTCGAGGCGATGCGGGTGTTCTACGGCCGGCATGTCTGCCGCATCGACCCGTGGCCCCGGGACTACCTCGCCTCCTTCATGGAGACGGCCGACAACCCGACGGTCTACCGGACGATGAACGGCCCGAGCGAGTTCCACGTCATCGGCACGCTGCGGGATTGGTCGGTCGAGGACCGGCTGCCGGAGATCTCCGTGCCGACGCTGGTCCTGTCCGGCCGGTACGACGAGGCCACCCCGGTGACGGTCCGTCCGTTCGACGAGCTGATCCCGGATGCCCGTTGGGAGATCTTCGAGGACTCCAGCCACGTGCCCCATCTGGAGGAGCCCGAGCGATTCCACGCGGTGGTCTCCGGTTTCCTCGCCGGCCTGGAGACGCGATCCTGA
- a CDS encoding type III PLP-dependent enzyme — MTAPDVAELAERYGTPLYVYDLDEVTTARDELVASLPEGFELYYALKANPHVDLVRAAREGAERVCRAEVSSTGELDAALAGGHPAGNCLYTGPGKTDAELDRAISLGVRTFSAESPSDLRHIGAAALRHGVTARCLLRLNIASAGAATGIRMTGRPSQFGIDGETIAEILPELLRTPGTRVVGAHFFTMSNAADADSLLTEYEHVIETAAALGRDHGLPLELLDLGGGFAAPYAVPGRRTPYPKLRAELARLLDLHLPDWRAGRPRPVCESGRYLVAGSGCLVARVVNVKRGRGGPFVVLDAGINVLGGLSGIGRLLPAAVQFEPGQEPAAERGSLVGPLCTPGDSLGRNVELPSLAPGDLVTIPNVGAYGLSASLVHFLSRPAPVEVTLRGGEVVSATRLEPRRTHVEQARR; from the coding sequence ATGACCGCGCCCGACGTTGCCGAGCTGGCCGAACGCTACGGCACCCCGTTGTACGTCTACGACCTCGACGAGGTGACCACGGCGCGCGACGAGCTGGTCGCGTCGTTGCCCGAAGGATTCGAGCTCTACTATGCGCTGAAGGCCAACCCGCATGTCGACCTCGTCCGAGCGGCGCGCGAGGGCGCGGAGCGGGTGTGCCGGGCCGAGGTCAGCTCGACCGGCGAACTGGACGCGGCGCTGGCCGGCGGCCACCCGGCCGGGAACTGCCTGTACACCGGGCCCGGCAAGACCGACGCCGAACTCGACCGGGCGATCAGCCTCGGCGTGCGCACCTTCTCCGCCGAGTCCCCGTCGGACCTGCGGCACATCGGCGCTGCGGCGCTGCGGCACGGCGTCACCGCGCGCTGCCTGCTCCGGTTGAACATCGCTTCGGCCGGCGCGGCCACCGGCATCCGGATGACCGGGCGGCCCTCCCAGTTCGGCATCGACGGCGAGACCATAGCCGAGATCCTGCCCGAGCTCCTGCGCACGCCCGGCACCCGGGTGGTCGGCGCGCACTTCTTCACCATGAGCAACGCCGCCGACGCCGACAGCCTGCTCACCGAGTACGAGCACGTCATCGAGACGGCCGCCGCCCTCGGCCGCGATCACGGCCTTCCGCTGGAGCTGCTGGACCTCGGCGGGGGATTCGCCGCCCCGTACGCGGTGCCGGGCCGCCGCACGCCGTATCCGAAGCTGCGCGCCGAACTCGCCCGCCTGCTCGACCTGCATCTGCCGGACTGGCGTGCCGGCCGGCCGCGGCCGGTGTGCGAATCAGGACGCTACCTCGTGGCCGGGAGCGGGTGCCTGGTGGCCCGGGTGGTCAACGTCAAGCGGGGCCGCGGCGGTCCGTTCGTCGTGCTCGACGCGGGCATCAACGTCCTGGGCGGCCTGTCCGGGATCGGCCGCCTGCTGCCGGCCGCCGTCCAGTTCGAACCGGGCCAGGAGCCGGCGGCCGAGCGCGGCAGCCTGGTCGGGCCGCTGTGCACACCGGGCGACAGCCTCGGCCGGAACGTCGAGCTGCCGTCGCTGGCGCCCGGAGATCTGGTGACGATCCCGAACGTCGGCGCCTATGGCCTGTCCGCGAGTCTGGTGCACTTCCTGAGCCGGCCCGCTCCCGTCGAGGTGACGCTGCGCGGCGGCGAGGTCGTCTCGGCCACGCGCCTGGAACCGCGCCGCACCCACGTCGAGCAGGCCCGGCGGTGA
- a CDS encoding cobalamin B12-binding domain-containing protein, with product MALTLDATERDREREREGPVIVSGTSSDAHTWNLVYLQLLVEELGYPVVNLGSCVPDELLISTCLRLQPIFVVLSSINGHGGQDGLRLIRKLRADGALRTLPVVIGGKLGVGGADPRIGADLAAAGFDAVFDDASDGPVLLRRFVHELTVGASRELR from the coding sequence ATGGCGCTCACGCTCGACGCTACGGAGCGGGACCGGGAGCGGGAGCGGGAAGGTCCCGTGATCGTCAGCGGCACGTCCTCGGACGCGCACACCTGGAACCTCGTCTACCTGCAACTGCTCGTCGAGGAACTCGGCTACCCGGTCGTCAATCTCGGATCCTGCGTACCCGACGAACTGCTCATCTCGACCTGTCTGCGGCTCCAGCCGATCTTCGTGGTGCTCAGCAGCATCAACGGACATGGCGGGCAGGACGGACTGCGGCTGATCCGCAAGCTGCGCGCGGACGGCGCGCTGCGCACCCTGCCGGTGGTGATCGGCGGCAAGCTCGGTGTCGGCGGCGCCGATCCGCGGATCGGCGCCGACCTGGCCGCCGCCGGGTTCGACGCGGTCTTCGACGACGCGTCGGACGGCCCGGTGCTGCTGCGCCGGTTCGTGCACGAACTCACGGTGGGGGCCTCGCGTGAGCTTCGGTGA
- a CDS encoding acyl carrier protein, translated as MWDSQFEQLIRSYLPFLPEREPLEENTSLRKYGLDSLGTVELLSVLESEYQMRFPEESLTMETFATPAVLWLALAAVRSTTTT; from the coding sequence ATGTGGGATTCGCAATTCGAGCAACTCATCCGCAGCTACCTGCCGTTTCTCCCGGAACGCGAACCGCTTGAGGAGAACACCTCACTCCGGAAATACGGACTTGATTCCTTGGGCACGGTGGAACTCCTCTCCGTACTGGAATCCGAATACCAAATGCGTTTCCCGGAAGAGTCTCTGACTATGGAGACCTTTGCGACCCCGGCCGTTCTGTGGCTGGCGCTCGCGGCGGTGCGCTCAACGACCACCACCTGA
- a CDS encoding AMP-binding protein, translating into MERAVAGAVHERFLRGLALTPRGPAVRCAGASATYEELHDRALRQAGALAETGARTVAVLADKEPAAYAGILAGLYAGAAVVPLRPDFPAARTRRMLEASGATALVVDEWGTALTSELLGDRADVVVFGPGFTAASTALDEPRGVRPEDPAFILFTSGSTGRPKGVAVTHGATGHYFGLLDARYDFGPGDVFSQSFDLNFDCAVFDLFTAWGAGASLQTVPPYAYRDLPAFLNERRVTVWFSTPGAIALARRTSGLFPGSLPGLRWSLFAGEPLLCRDAADWQRAASNSTLENLYGPTELTVTVAAHRWSEPRSAALAVNGVVPIGSVHGGHDHVLLDEAGRAVEDEGELCVTGPQLSPGYLDPADETGRFVHREGRRWYRTGDRVRRIEGSELAYLGRADSQVQVHGWRIEPAEVEHALRTGTPVRDAVVVGVPKHGTTELVVFYTGETVRPVELAVRLRETLPETVVPRHFHHVEEFPVNANRKIDRARLTEHALALHPAVPEAPFVANGPAAFVHTLLDEAAGEVPDATAVRDAVGAWTYRELDEHSHAFAAWLAGHGVGPGDRILVQLPTARPQTAMFYGTSRHGAVFVPINPAMKPFHLGSVIDSAEPRLIVAADAETPRLRELTDTPVHGFDDVWREVESLREQGARAKAAGAHPEDVAVLVYTSGSTAEPKGVIEPHAQITFAARAIQAVLGYRPDDVVFCRFPLSWDYGLYKVLLACLGRSQIVLAGEESDLALLRRMREVGATIVPIVPSLAAMLTTLAAREDSSAGRAPVRLFTNTGAALPASTTEALRAAFPGTRVVRQFGQTECKRISIMPPDQDDQRPDSVGLPLPGTRVLILDDAGRELPPGQTGEIVAAGRHVMPGYWRSAELTARAFRRDPATGEPRLHTGDYGRLDEDGYLYFEGRRDDMFKRKGIRMSTLEIEAAAMDIPGVRAAGAVPPDGERDLALCVEADLPGHTVLRELARRLEPAKVPAICHVVAEFPLTAHGKNATAELARLIDAAHATADRARR; encoded by the coding sequence ATGGAAAGGGCAGTCGCGGGCGCTGTGCACGAGCGCTTTCTGCGCGGGCTCGCGCTGACCCCGCGCGGCCCGGCTGTGCGCTGCGCCGGTGCGTCCGCCACCTACGAAGAGCTGCATGACAGGGCACTGCGGCAGGCCGGGGCCCTTGCCGAGACCGGCGCCCGCACAGTCGCGGTCCTCGCGGACAAGGAACCGGCCGCCTACGCGGGCATCCTCGCCGGTCTGTACGCCGGGGCCGCGGTCGTGCCGCTCCGCCCCGACTTCCCCGCGGCCCGCACCCGGCGGATGCTCGAAGCATCCGGCGCCACCGCGCTCGTCGTCGACGAGTGGGGTACGGCGCTCACATCCGAACTGCTCGGCGATCGCGCGGATGTCGTCGTGTTCGGGCCCGGATTCACTGCCGCGTCGACCGCGCTCGACGAGCCCCGCGGCGTCCGCCCCGAGGATCCCGCCTTCATCCTGTTCACCTCGGGATCAACCGGGCGTCCCAAGGGCGTGGCTGTCACGCACGGCGCGACCGGGCACTACTTCGGGCTGCTCGACGCCCGCTACGACTTCGGCCCCGGCGACGTCTTCTCGCAGTCCTTCGACCTGAACTTCGACTGCGCCGTCTTCGATCTGTTCACCGCGTGGGGTGCGGGGGCGAGCCTGCAGACCGTGCCGCCGTACGCCTACCGCGATCTGCCCGCGTTCCTGAACGAGCGGCGAGTCACCGTGTGGTTCTCCACTCCCGGAGCGATCGCGCTGGCCCGGCGCACCAGCGGACTGTTCCCCGGTTCCCTGCCGGGCCTGCGCTGGTCCCTGTTCGCCGGCGAGCCGCTGCTGTGCCGCGACGCCGCCGATTGGCAGCGCGCCGCGTCGAATTCGACCCTTGAGAACCTTTACGGACCCACCGAGCTGACCGTGACCGTCGCCGCACACCGGTGGTCGGAGCCGCGTTCGGCCGCGCTGGCAGTCAACGGCGTCGTGCCCATCGGGAGCGTGCACGGCGGACACGACCATGTCCTGCTCGACGAGGCCGGCCGGGCCGTCGAGGACGAGGGCGAGCTCTGCGTCACCGGGCCGCAGCTGAGCCCCGGCTACCTCGACCCGGCCGACGAGACCGGCCGGTTCGTGCACCGCGAGGGCCGGCGCTGGTACCGCACCGGCGACCGTGTGCGCCGGATCGAAGGGAGCGAACTGGCCTACCTGGGCCGTGCGGACTCCCAGGTCCAGGTGCACGGCTGGCGTATCGAACCCGCCGAGGTCGAGCACGCGCTGCGCACCGGGACCCCGGTGCGCGACGCGGTCGTGGTCGGCGTCCCGAAGCACGGCACCACCGAACTCGTCGTGTTCTACACCGGCGAGACCGTGCGCCCCGTCGAGCTCGCCGTACGACTGCGCGAAACGCTGCCCGAGACCGTGGTGCCGCGTCACTTCCACCACGTGGAGGAATTCCCTGTGAACGCCAACCGGAAGATCGACCGCGCCCGGCTGACCGAACACGCGCTCGCGCTGCACCCGGCCGTGCCGGAGGCCCCTTTCGTGGCGAACGGTCCGGCCGCCTTCGTCCACACACTGCTCGACGAAGCCGCGGGCGAGGTCCCCGACGCCACGGCGGTGCGCGACGCGGTCGGCGCGTGGACCTACCGCGAACTCGACGAGCACAGCCACGCCTTCGCCGCCTGGCTGGCCGGGCACGGTGTCGGCCCCGGCGACCGGATCCTCGTCCAGTTGCCCACCGCGCGCCCGCAGACCGCGATGTTCTACGGGACCTCCCGGCACGGCGCGGTGTTCGTCCCGATCAACCCGGCGATGAAGCCCTTCCATCTCGGATCGGTCATCGACAGCGCCGAGCCCCGGCTGATCGTCGCCGCCGACGCCGAGACGCCGCGGCTGCGCGAGCTCACCGACACCCCGGTACACGGCTTCGACGATGTCTGGCGCGAAGTCGAGTCGCTGCGCGAGCAAGGCGCGCGGGCCAAGGCCGCCGGGGCGCACCCGGAGGATGTCGCAGTACTCGTCTACACCTCGGGCAGCACCGCGGAGCCCAAAGGCGTGATCGAACCGCACGCCCAGATCACCTTCGCCGCCCGCGCCATTCAGGCGGTGCTCGGCTACCGGCCGGACGACGTGGTCTTCTGCCGCTTCCCGCTGTCCTGGGACTACGGCCTCTACAAGGTCCTGCTGGCCTGCCTGGGCCGGTCGCAGATCGTGCTCGCGGGAGAGGAGTCCGACCTCGCCCTGCTGCGCCGGATGCGCGAGGTCGGAGCGACGATCGTGCCGATCGTGCCCTCACTCGCCGCGATGCTGACCACGCTCGCCGCCCGCGAGGACTCCTCCGCCGGCCGCGCCCCGGTCCGTCTGTTCACCAACACCGGCGCCGCGCTGCCCGCGTCCACGACGGAGGCGCTGCGGGCGGCGTTCCCCGGGACACGCGTGGTGCGGCAGTTCGGGCAGACCGAGTGCAAGCGCATCTCGATCATGCCCCCGGACCAGGACGACCAACGGCCCGACTCGGTGGGCCTGCCGCTGCCCGGTACCAGAGTGCTGATCCTCGACGACGCCGGGCGCGAGCTGCCGCCCGGGCAGACCGGGGAGATCGTCGCGGCCGGCCGGCACGTGATGCCCGGCTACTGGCGGTCCGCGGAACTGACCGCCCGCGCCTTCCGCCGCGATCCGGCCACCGGCGAGCCCCGGCTGCACACCGGCGACTACGGCCGCCTCGACGAGGACGGCTACCTCTACTTCGAGGGCCGCCGCGACGACATGTTCAAACGCAAGGGAATCCGGATGAGCACCTTGGAGATCGAGGCCGCCGCGATGGACATCCCCGGCGTTCGCGCGGCCGGCGCGGTCCCGCCGGACGGGGAGCGCGACCTCGCGCTGTGTGTGGAAGCCGACCTGCCCGGGCACACAGTGCTCCGCGAACTCGCGCGCCGTCTGGAGCCGGCCAAGGTGCCCGCGATCTGCCATGTCGTGGCCGAGTTCCCGTTGACCGCGCACGGAAAGAACGCGACCGCCGAACTGGCCCGCCTGATCGACGCGGCGCACGCGACCGCGGACCGGGCCCGCCGATGA
- a CDS encoding ACP S-malonyltransferase — protein MSDDDLPGPGTALVFPGMGPTRFADLGRFLLLDRRARRLTAAADARLGYPLTDRFAAAEGDYSEYAQVSFFVACLALAEWAEDELGVEPIACVGPSFGEKPAAVRVGALSFEDGVWMTARIARCLQEYFAVEHRDVVTHSFARVPEERVRELLDGHAARGGWSDVSCYIDRDLFMVSLRETDLEWLERAVRSLGGLSLYTMRPPMHSSAFDGLRRMVAEGVFAELAFADPLLPLIADQDGSVVKDGAGVRAMLLDSFVRPLRWPEAVAGLRGLGVERVCVAGPDSLFGRVGCTTRAFEVVSATPWLALQPRRRAGPAPGGSGGGR, from the coding sequence ATGAGCGACGACGACCTGCCCGGCCCGGGCACCGCCCTGGTCTTCCCCGGCATGGGGCCGACCCGGTTCGCCGACCTCGGCAGGTTCCTGCTGCTCGACCGGCGCGCCCGGCGCCTGACCGCCGCCGCCGACGCCCGCCTCGGCTACCCGCTGACGGACCGCTTCGCCGCCGCCGAAGGCGACTATTCCGAGTACGCGCAGGTGTCCTTCTTCGTGGCCTGTCTCGCGCTCGCCGAGTGGGCCGAGGACGAGCTCGGCGTCGAGCCGATCGCCTGCGTCGGACCGAGCTTCGGTGAGAAACCGGCCGCCGTGCGCGTCGGGGCGCTGTCCTTCGAGGACGGGGTGTGGATGACGGCCCGGATCGCGCGCTGCCTTCAGGAGTACTTCGCCGTCGAGCACCGTGACGTGGTGACCCACTCGTTCGCCCGGGTTCCCGAGGAGCGGGTCAGGGAACTGCTCGACGGGCACGCCGCGCGTGGCGGCTGGTCTGACGTCTCCTGCTACATCGATCGTGACCTGTTCATGGTCTCGCTGCGGGAGACGGATCTGGAGTGGCTTGAGCGCGCGGTGCGCTCGCTCGGTGGCCTCTCCCTCTACACGATGCGCCCGCCGATGCACTCCTCCGCGTTCGACGGGCTGCGCCGCATGGTCGCCGAGGGGGTTTTCGCAGAACTCGCATTCGCCGACCCGCTCCTGCCGCTGATCGCCGACCAGGACGGATCCGTGGTGAAGGACGGCGCGGGGGTGCGGGCCATGCTGCTCGACAGCTTCGTCCGCCCGCTGCGCTGGCCCGAGGCCGTCGCTGGGCTGCGCGGCCTCGGTGTCGAGCGGGTCTGCGTGGCCGGGCCGGACAGCCTGTTCGGCCGGGTCGGCTGCACGACGAGGGCCTTCGAGGTGGTCTCGGCCACCCCTTGGCTCGCCCTGCAGCCGCGCCGCCGGGCCGGCCCGGCACCCGGCGGATCAGGTGGTGGTCGTTGA
- a CDS encoding methylaspartate mutase, producing the protein MSFGEAVRRAHAAGRLVVQPRMGFGSPEVMRAGLVATRHAAAATVGTITVDSYTRLDDMAALAEALRSRATLNGYPIASHPAATTRAMLDGVRDEGFPVQVRHGSARPRRIIKALIEAGLYATEGGPVSYCLPYGRTPLAESVRNWREVCELMTGAAERPHLETFGGCMLGQLCPPSELVALSVLEAMFFQQHGVADVSVSYAQQTHPGQDLEALAALRRLCAELLTGDWHVVVYAYMGRYPSTPEGARALLAGAAELAVAGGAQRLIVKTVAEAVRIPTIAENVAALEYADAAARRAAGAPAPDFAHDGGPVYREARVLIDAVVDQAADLGDALLRAFARGLLDVPYCIHPDNAGRARGRIGPDGRLGWAEIGALPLGGLVARTDDGPWTAADFLASLSYVQQTFDAAALTAGPVPVAHHNRGALRR; encoded by the coding sequence GTGAGCTTCGGTGAGGCCGTCCGCCGCGCTCACGCGGCCGGGCGGCTGGTCGTGCAGCCGCGCATGGGTTTCGGATCGCCGGAGGTCATGCGGGCCGGCTTGGTCGCCACCCGGCACGCGGCCGCCGCCACGGTCGGCACGATCACCGTCGACAGCTATACGCGGCTGGACGACATGGCGGCGCTCGCCGAGGCACTGCGCAGCCGAGCCACGCTCAACGGATACCCGATCGCGAGCCACCCGGCCGCCACCACCCGCGCCATGCTCGACGGGGTCCGAGATGAGGGGTTCCCGGTCCAGGTGCGGCACGGCTCCGCACGGCCCCGGCGGATCATCAAAGCGCTGATCGAGGCCGGGCTGTACGCCACCGAGGGCGGTCCGGTCTCCTACTGTCTGCCCTACGGGCGCACCCCGCTCGCGGAGTCCGTCCGCAACTGGCGGGAGGTCTGCGAGCTGATGACCGGCGCCGCCGAACGGCCGCATCTGGAGACGTTCGGCGGCTGCATGCTCGGCCAGCTGTGCCCGCCGAGCGAGCTGGTCGCGCTCAGCGTGCTGGAGGCGATGTTCTTCCAGCAGCACGGTGTCGCCGACGTCTCGGTCAGCTATGCCCAGCAGACCCACCCCGGCCAGGATCTGGAGGCCCTGGCGGCGCTGCGGCGGCTGTGCGCCGAGCTGCTGACCGGCGACTGGCATGTCGTCGTCTACGCCTACATGGGCCGCTATCCCAGCACCCCGGAAGGGGCCAGGGCGTTGCTCGCCGGCGCCGCAGAGCTTGCCGTGGCCGGCGGGGCGCAACGCCTGATCGTCAAGACCGTCGCCGAGGCCGTGCGGATCCCGACCATCGCGGAGAACGTGGCAGCCCTCGAATACGCCGACGCGGCGGCCCGCCGGGCGGCCGGGGCCCCGGCGCCGGACTTCGCGCACGACGGCGGCCCGGTCTACCGGGAGGCGCGGGTCCTCATCGACGCCGTTGTGGACCAGGCGGCCGATCTGGGCGATGCGCTCCTGCGCGCTTTCGCACGTGGGCTGCTCGACGTCCCCTACTGCATCCACCCCGACAACGCCGGGCGGGCGCGCGGCCGGATCGGCCCGGACGGGCGGCTCGGGTGGGCCGAGATCGGCGCGCTGCCGCTCGGCGGCCTCGTTGCCCGCACGGACGACGGCCCGTGGACCGCGGCCGATTTCCTGGCCTCGCTCTCCTACGTCCAGCAGACCTTCGACGCGGCGGCGCTGACCGCCGGTCCAGTCCCCGTCGCACACCACAACCGCGGAGCACTTCGGCGATGA